A stretch of the Musa acuminata AAA Group cultivar baxijiao chromosome BXJ2-7, Cavendish_Baxijiao_AAA, whole genome shotgun sequence genome encodes the following:
- the LOC135616991 gene encoding pumilio homolog 3-like has translation MVTGSPPMIGSGGDGFGGEDLGFLLREQKGRDRERELRIFRNGSAPPTVEGSLTAMGGTSGRQVASGISDFPAVKNGNGFSTGQELLSDPACVSYHHYHVNLNSRLPPPVLSKEDWRSTQRLQLGISVMGRDRGFKENQLRGGRGALSTLFRHINDGDCDTWMRSMTAHGCFVGSILFLSEINKVNILFLSVAYANKKNSNCMPLEMFL, from the exons ATGGTCACTGGGAGCCCACCGATGATCGGCAGCGGCGGAGATGGTTTTGGTGGAGAGGATTTGGGCTTTCTCCTTAGGGAGCAAAAGGGGAGGGATCGAGAGAGGGAGCTCAGGATTTTCCGCAATGGCTCCGCTCCACCCACGGTCGAGGGCTCTCTCACCGCCATGGGAGGGACATCTGGGCGCCAGGTCGCGTCCGGCATTTCAGATTTTCCGGCGGTAAAGAACGGGAATGGGTTTTCAACAGGGCAGGAACTCCTATCCGATCCGGCATGTGTCTCCTACCACCACTATCACGTGAATCTCAACTCTCGGCTGCCGCCACCGGTGCTCTCCAAGGAGGACTGGAGATCCACGCAGAGGCTTCAGTTGGGGATCTCCGTTATGGGCAGGGATCGAGGATTCAAAGAAAACCAActgcgaggaggaagaggagcttTGTCGACGTTGTTCAG ACACATAAATGATGGTGACTGTGACACATGGATGCGGTCTATGACAGCTCATGGATGCTTTGTAGGTTCCATATTGTTCCTGTCAGAAATCAACAAGGTAAACATATTGTTCTTATCGGTAGCCTATGCCAATAAGAAAAATTCAAATTGCATGCCACTGGAAATGTTTCTGTAA
- the LOC135616989 gene encoding L-type lectin-domain containing receptor kinase SIT2-like: MQVWVDYSGEDMRFDVAVAPLRESKPKAPLVSSRFNLSSVISDTMYVGFSASTGAATGSHYILGWSFSLDGDASPLDLSALPRLPGSPKKKSVVLVISLPVAAVLLLVVAMVIVVLYLRRRKKFAEVLEDWEHEFGPHRFHYKDLYRATKGFDDENLLGAGGFGRVYRGVLSKSKIEIAVKKISHESKQGMREFISEIVSVGRLRHRNLVQLLGYCRRHGELLLVYDYMANGSLDRFLFDGNQAPLNWSQRFHIIKGVAAGLLYLHEGWEQVVIHRDIKAGNILLDSELNGKLGDFGLARLYDHGTNSQTTHIVGTLGYLAPELSRTGKATTHTDVYAFGAFLLEVACGKRPLQLDAPGLVDFVLECWKMSTILEARDPKMGDDYAAKEMELVLQLGLLCSHPDPMFRPSMKQVVQILEGDAPLTVSPDGMISCLSARQYDESFDHLVLSYPSSSAATHVLHSSPLFSATR, translated from the coding sequence ATGCAGGTTTGGGTTGATTACAGTGGCGAGGACATGCGATTCGATGTTGCAGTGGCTCCTCTCCGTGAATCCAAACCCAAGGCTCCACTTGTGTCCTCGAGGTTTAATCTCTCGTCGGTCATCTCGGATACGATGTACGTGGGCTTCTCTGCGTCCACCGGTGCGGCTACCGGATCCCATTACATTCTGGGATGGAGCTTTAGCCTCGACGGAGACGCTTCACCACTTGATCTCTCTGCTCTTCCTCGACTCCCTGGTTCGCCAAAGAAGAAATCGGTAGTCTTGGTCATTTCGTTGCCTGTAGCCGCAGTGCTTCTGCTGGTAGTCGCCATGGTCATCGTCGTCTTGTACCTcaggagaaggaagaaatttgCAGAGGTCCTCGAGGATTGGGAGCATGAATTCGGACCTCATAGGTTTCACTACAAGGATCTGTACCGAGCGACCAAAGGGTTCGACGACGAGAACCTGCTTGGCGCGGGAGGCTTCGGTCGGGTTTACCGCGGCGTGCTGTCGAAATCCAAGATCGAGATTGCTGTCAAGAAGATCTCCCATGAGTCGAAGCAGGGAATGCGGGAGTTCATCTCGGAGATCGTGAGCGTGGGCCGGCTACGGCACCGGAACCTTGTGCAGCTGCTGGGATACTGCCGGCGCCACGGCGAGCTGCTCCTGGTGTACGATTACATGGCAAACGGCAGCCTGGATCGGTTCCTCTTCGACGGGAATCAGGCACCGCTGAATTGGTCTCAGAGGTTTCACATCATCAAAGGAGTGGCGGCAGGGCTCCTATACCTGCACGAAGGATGGGAGCAAGTAGTGATTCATCGAGACATCAAGGCCGGCAACATTCTCCTCGACAGCGAGCTCAACGGGAAGTTGGGAGACTTCGGGCTAGCGAGACTGTACGATCACGGGACGAATTCGCAGACCACCCACATCGTCGGCACATTGGGTTATCTTGCTCCGGAGCTCAGCAGGACGGGGAAGGCCACCACACACACCGACGTGTACGCCTTCGGCGCCTTCCTGCTGGAGGTCGCCTGCGGGAAAAGGCCGCTGCAGCTGGACGCGCCAGGGCTGGTGGATTTCGTGCTCGAGTGCTGGAAGATGAGTACGATACTGGAGGCGAGAGACCCGAAGATGGGGGACGACTACGCGGCGAAGGAGATGGAGCTGGTGCTGCAGCTTGGGTTGCTCTGCTCACACCCAGACCCCATGTTCAGGCCGAGCATGAAGCAGGTGGTGCAGATCTTGGAAGGCGACGCTCCCTTGACTGTGTCACCGGACGGCATGATCAGCTGCCTCTCCGCGCGACAGTACGATGAATCGTTCGATCATCTCGTCTTGTCGTATCCGTCGAGTTCGGCTGCTACGCATGTGTTACACTCATCGCCGTTGTTCTCTGCTACTCGCTGA
- the LOC103991336 gene encoding AT-hook motif nuclear-localized protein 20 has product MGRVDPGVTSATSVPPVHLRNLNRADDVPSHHFNRRDREAGAAATTTTVSSGSNNHPNDDEGNADDSAGGLEMVEAGSAGAPTGTACRRPRGRPPGSKNKPKPPVIITRENPNALRSHVLEISSGADVMDAMATFARRRQRGVFILSGSGVVTDVTLRQPEAPPGVITLPGRFDILSLSGAFLPAPSPPGATGLTVYLSGGQGQVVGGNVIGELVASGPVMVIAATFSNATYERLPLDDEEPAAASAMPGTEGIQLQQSPGVSGGGGRPSSRQPHAGLDPSSMPLYNLPPDLPPNGQTPHEVFGAWASAAAPRPPSSY; this is encoded by the coding sequence ATGGGCAGGGTCGACCCTGGGGTCACGTCCGCGACCTCGGTCCCTCCCGTCCATCTCCGCAACCTCAACCGCGCCGACGACGTCCCCAGTCACCACTTCAACAGAAGAGACCGAGAGGCCGGCGCCGCTGCCACGACTACCACCGTCAGCAGCGGCAGCAACAACCACCCCAACGACGACGAAGGCAATGCCGACGACTCCGCCGGTGGCCTCGAGATGGTCGAGGCCGGATCTGCCGGCGCGCCGACGGGTACCGCCTGTCGCCGCCCCCGTGGCCGTCCGCCTGGGTCCAAGAACAAACCGAAGCCACCCGTGATCATCACGCGGGAGAACCCCAACGCGCTCCGCTCGCACGTCCTCGAGATCTCGAGCGGGGCCGACGTCATGGACGCCATGGCCACCTTCGCCCGCCGGAGGCAGCGTGGCGTGTTCATCCTGAGCGGCAGCGGGGTCGTCACCGACGTCACGCTCCGCCAGCCCGAGGCGCCGCCGGGGGTCATCACCCTCCCCGGCCGCTTCGACATCCTCTCTCTTTCCGGGGCGTTCCTTCCGGCGCCGTCGCCACCAGGGGCCACGGGCCTAACAGTCTACCTATCCGGCGGCCAAGGGCAGGTGGTGGGCGGCAATGTCATCGGCGAATTAGTCGCGTCAGGGCCGGTGATGGTGATCGCAGCCACCTTCTCGAACGCAACATATGAGAGGTTACCGCTCGACGACGAAGagccagcggcggcaagcgctatGCCTGGCACAGAGGGAATTCAGCTTCAGCAGAGCCCGGGAGTAAGTGGAGGCGGCGGTCGGCCGTCCTCGCGGCAGCCACATGCAGGGTTGGATCCGTCGTCGATGCCGCTGTACAATCTGCCGCCGGATCTTCCACCAAATGGCCAGACGCCCCACGAGGTTTTCGGCGCCTGGGCCTCTGCTGCAGCTCCTCGGCCGCCATCATCCTACTAA
- the LOC135616988 gene encoding very-long-chain aldehyde decarbonylase GL1-8-like, with protein sequence MASPLESCWLYLITHFSEFQLATVGTFLIHESVFFLSGLPSIYFERSGLFSKYKIQKKNNTPEGREKCIVRLILYHVCVNLPVMLISYPTFRFMGLRSSLPLPHWTVIVSQIIFYFILEDFVFYWGHRILHTKWLYKHVHSVHHEYATPFGLTSEYAHPAEILFLGFATIIGPALTGPHLFTLWLWMILRVLETVEAHSGYHFPWSPSNFLPLYGGSDFHDFHHRVLYTKSGNYASTFVYMDWLFGTDQGYRKLKALEEVEGKKY encoded by the exons ATGGCCTCTCCGCTCGAATCGTGCTGGCTG TATCTCATCACTCATTTCAGCGAGTTCCAGTTGGCGACTGTCGGCACTTTCTTAATTCATGAAAGTGTCTTTTTCCTATCTGGACTTCCATCTATATACTTTGAGAGGTCAGGGCTTTTCAGCAAATATAAAATTCAG AAAAAGAACAATACTCCAGAAGGGCGAGAGAAATGTATTGTGCGTCTTATCCTGTACCATGTATGTGTCAACTTACCAGTTATGCTCATCTCTTATCCTACATTCAGATTCATGGGGCTGAGAAGCAGTCTTCCATTGCCTCACTG gaCTGTCATCGTAtctcaaattattttttacttcATCTTGGAGGATTTTGTCTTCTACTGGGGACACAGGATTCTGCACACCAAATGGCTATACAAGCATGTTCATAGTGTCCATCATGA atATGCTACACCTTTTGGACTGACTTCTGAGTACGCCCATCCTGCTGAAATCCTTTTCCTTGGATTTGCCACAATTATTGGTCCAGCTTTAACTGGTCCTCACCTCTTTACTCTCTGGTTATGGATGATATTGAGAGTCTTGGAGACGGTAGAGGCTCACAGTGGGTACCATTTCCCATGGAGCCCCTCAAACTTTTTGCCTTTATATGGAGG TTCTGATTTTCATGACTTCCATCACCGTGTGCTTTATACAAAGTCGGGCAATTATGCATCGACTTTCGTTTACATGGACTG GTTGTTTGGCACCGATCAAGGTTATCGGAAGCTGAAGGCCCTCGAGGAAGTAGAAGGAAAGAAATACTAA
- the LOC103991340 gene encoding BTB/POZ and MATH domain-containing protein 3 isoform X2, whose product MEKVVHGDRGGINVSQSKSVCETVNGSHRYTIQGFSLAKGMGLGKYMSSGTFDVGGYKWAIYFYPDGKNPEDNSLYVSVFIALASEGTDVRALFELTMLDQSGKDRHKVHSHFERALEGGPYTLKYRGSMWGYKRFYRRTALETSDYLKDDCLIMHCTVGVVRNRIETPTQFSVSVPSPDLGQCLKELLKSGIGSDIVFHVGDETFKAHKRILAARSPVFNAQFYGLVGNPNVDRVDVEDVEPPVFKAMLIFIYSDELPDVHELTGSISMCTSTIMIQHLLAAADRYGLDRLRLLCEAKLCEGITADTVATTLALAEQHQCVQLKNVCLKFIAVRENLGD is encoded by the exons ATGGAGAAGGTCGTCCATGGCGATAGGGGCGGCATCAACGTGTCGCAGTCGAAGTCGGTGTGCGAGACCGTGAATGGGTCGCACCGGTACACCATCCAGGGGTTCTCGCTGGCCAAGGGGATGGGGCTGGGGAAGTACATGTCCAGCGGCACCTTCGATGTGGGGGGCTACAAGTGGGCGATCTACTTCTACCCCGACGGAAAGAACCCCGAGGACAACTCTCTTTATGTGTCCGTGTTCATCGCCCTGGCCAGCGAGGGGACCGACGTGCGGGCACTCTTCGAGCTGACCATGCTCGACCAGAGCGGCAAGGACCGCCACAAGGTGCACAGTCACTTCGAGCGGGCGTTGGAGGGCGGGCCGTACACCCTTAAGTACCGAGGGAGCATGTG GGGCTACAAGAGATTTTACAGAAGAACAGCTTTAGAAACATCGGATTACCTCAAGGACGACTGTCTGATTATGCATTGTACGGTTGGTGTTGTCAGGAACCGTATCGAAACACCAACACAGTTTTCCGTTAGTGTACCATCACCAGACTTGGGTCAGTGTCTAAAGGAGCTGTTGAAATCTGGCATTGGTTCTGACATAGTTTTTCATGTTGGGGATGAGACATTTAAAGCGCACAAGCGGATTCTTGCTGCTCGCTCTCCAGTATTTAATGCCCAATTCTATGGCCTCGTTGGGAATCCTAATGTGGATAGAGTAGATGTAGAGGATGTGGAACCCCCTGTTTTCAAG GCCATGCTCATTTTCATATATTCGGATGAGCTTCCTGATGTTCATGAATTGACTGGTTCAATTTCAATGTGTACATCTACAATAATGATACAACATTTATTAGCTGCAGCTGATAGATATGGTTTGGATCGTCTGAGGTTGCTGTGTGAAGCAAAATTATGTGAAGGAATCACTGCTGACACAGTAGCAACAACCTTAGCCCTCGCTGAACAACACCAATGTGTTCAACTGAAGAATGTGTGTCTAAAATTCATAGCTGTTCGAGAAAACTTAGGAG